In Tetrapisispora phaffii CBS 4417 chromosome 6, complete genome, a single genomic region encodes these proteins:
- the ENP2 gene encoding ribosome biosynthesis protein ENP2 (similar to Saccharomyces cerevisiae ENP2 (YGR145W); ancestral locus Anc_4.77) yields MVLKSTSASDVSVYQVSGTNVARSLPDWIAKKRKRSLKNDLDYQNRVELIQDFEFNEASNKIRVTKDGQYAMATGTYKPQIHVYDFNNLSLKFERHTDAENVDFLLLSNDWTKSVHLQNDRSIQFQNKGGLYYSTRIPKFGRTLAYNDVNCDLYIGASGDELYRLNLEQGRFLNPFKLDINEEKATAVGGGGVNHVSINSANGLVAVGLEDSVVEFWDPRARSRVSKLYLENTIDNSDFTVTTTSFRNDGINFACGTSNGYSYLYDLRASEPSIVKDHGYGFEIKKLIWLDDVPGSSDKILACDKRIAKIWDRLDGKAYASMEPNVDINDIEHVPGTGMFFTANEGIPMHTYYIPNLGPSPEWCSFLDSITEELEEKPSDSVYSNYRFITRDDVKKLNIKHLVGTKVLRSYMHGFFINTELYDKVSLIANPNAYKDEREREIRKRIEKERESRIRSSGAVQKPKIKINKDLVERLSEKRGDKVAENVMTDDRFKEMFEDEEFQVDEDDYDYKQLNPVKSARETEEGASKRIRALTAAEESDEERIAMREERKNGTRRGIYSDNESESEDDENEGEQVELTKKEKKQIQKEVAAIQRKKKERQESERFMSDIKVGTKGVAADTTHDVSFGKKVREMRNEESEKKENSSILHRNHRGEAELTFIPQKQAKPKKKTVKYASEVEDSEDEEKEKDNGRSKPRFEGTRRASKNVFRGM; encoded by the coding sequence ATGGTGTTGAAATCTACTTCTGCTAGTGATGTTTCCGTATACCAGGTCTCAGGTACAAATGTGGCGAGATCTTTGCCTGACTGGATTGCTAAAAAGCGTAAGAGATCgttaaaaaatgatttagaCTACCAGAACCGTGTTGAGTTGATCCAAGATTTCGAGTTCAATGAAGCCTCGAATAAAATTAGAGTTACAAAAGATGGACAATATGCTATGGCCACTGGTACTTATAAACCACAAATACATGTCTAcgatttcaataatttatctttgaAGTTTGAAAGACATACTGATGCAGAGAATGTCGATTTTTTGCTCCTTTCCAATGACTGGACAAAGAGTGTCCATTTACAAAACGATAGAAGCATTCAATTCCAAAATAAAGGTGGTCTTTACTATAGTACTAGAATTCCAAAATTCGGAAGAACTTTAGCTTATAATGACGTTAATTGTGATTTGTACATCGGTGCAAGCGGTGATGAACTGTATAGATTAAATCTGGAGCAAGGTAGATTTTTGAACCCTTTCAAATTGGATATCAACGAGGAAAAAGCAACCGCAGTAGGTGGTGGAGGTGTTAACCATGTGTCGATCAATAGTGCTAACGGTTTGGTTGCTGTTGGTTTAGAAGACTCGGTTGTTGAATTTTGGGACCCAAGAGCTCGTTCTCGTGTCTCGAAATTATATTTGGAGAATACTATAGATAACTCAGATTTTACAGTAACTACTACAAGTTTTAGAAACGACGGTATAAATTTTGCATGTGGTACATCCAATGGCTATTCATACTTGTACGATTTGCGTGCTTCAGAACCTTCAATTGTTAAAGATCATGGTTACGgttttgaaattaagaaattgatTTGGTTAGATGACGTTCCAGGTTCATCTGACAAAATTTTGGCATGTGATAAAAGAATCGCTAAGATATGGGATAGACTAGACGGGAAGGCGTACGCTTCGATGGAACCAAATGTAGATATCAACGATATTGAACATGTTCCAGGTACAGGTATGTTTTTCACAGCTAACGAAGGTATTCCAATGCATACATATTATATTCCAAACTTAGGTCCATCACCAGAATGGTGTTCATTCCTAGACTCTATCACggaagaattagaagaaaagCCAAGTGATTCGGTCTACTCTAATTATAGATTTATTACAAGGGATGATGTTAAGAAGttgaatattaaacatTTAGTGGGAACAAAGGTACTAAGGTCTTACATGCATGGTTTTTTCATCAACACCGAGTTATACGATAAGGTTTCGTTAATTGCCAATCCAAACGCTTATAAAGAtgaaagagaaagagaaattAGAAAGAGAATTGAAAAGGAAAGAGAATCCAGAATTAGGTCATCTGGTGCAGTTCAAAAACCTaagattaaaattaataagGACTTGGTTGAAAGATTATCTGAAAAACGTGGTGATAAAGTTGCTGAAAATGTTATGACAGATGATCGTTTCAAGGAAATGTTcgaagatgaagaattcCAAGTTGACGAGGATGATTATGATTATAAACAACTGAACCCAGTGAAGTCAGCTAGGGAAACTGAAGAAGGTGCTTCTAAACGTATTAGAGCATTAACAGCTGCTGAAGAATCTGATGAAGAAAGAATTGCAATGAGAGAAGAGAGAAAGAATGGCACACGTCGTGGTATTTACAGTGACAATGAATCTGAATCTGAAGATGACGAAAATGAAGGTGAACAGGTTGAGTTAACGAAAAAGGAGAAGAAgcaaattcaaaaagaagTTGCAGCCATTCAaaggaaaaagaaagagagaCAAGAAAGTGAAAGGTTCATGAGTGATATCAAGGTTGGCACCAAGGGTGTAGCAGCCGACACGACACACGACGTCTCCTTTGGTAAGAAGGTCCGTGAAATGAGGAATGAGGAAtcagaaaagaaagaaaacagTTCCATTCTACATCGTAACCATCGTGGTGAAGCAGAATTGACATTTATTCCTCAAAAACAAGCAAAACCAAAGAAGAAGACCGTCAAATATGCATCTGAAGTAGAAGACAGTGAAGATgaagagaaagagaaagaCAACGGTAGAAGTAAACCAAGGTTTGAAGGTACAAGAAGAGCCAGTAAGAATGTATTCCGTGGTATGTAA
- the TPHA0F00500 gene encoding uncharacterized protein (similar to Saccharomyces cerevisiae OCH1 (YGL038C); ancestral locus Anc_4.74) yields the protein MTINRQIFNVFLCVLLLHICLDFGEHFIFSLADIEQVNSASQSASAAETLEVNHLTSDTIYDEELYVKLPSTFRSKTVNMRDFKMENSTSIEDLRDQLAYEFPYNADISIPRSVWQTWKHSEHHELFPEYYKLLVEYWKNKTDHYSLITDQQLIPLLEDIYSNVPLVLEAIRAMPVTILKIDFFRYLILYAKGGIYSDLDTLPLKPLEHWVSVNQTKLNNLYQVSNRTNEPLTYQKLKNSNLPKMRKQGPGIVIGIEADPDRVDWQDWYARRVQFCQWTIQAKPGHPMLRELILNITATTLNSVYETNGKFSSFLVGPTIDYDIVGRSSHPILINDSISHLKTRSNVDGTDIMNWTGPGIFTDLVFEYFNNLLSKNDDVLLLNRNIEPSNTTQPNYKFYDHIYRNLNYRNIIPWEFFSLITKPVIIDDVMVLPITSFSPEVNQMGSKSREDPMAYVLHLFRGTWKQKADENKLNKTS from the coding sequence ATGACAATCAACAGGCAGATTTTCAACGTTTTTCTATGTGTTTTGTTACTGCACATATGCTTGGATTTTGGAGAGCATTTTATATTCTCTCTAGCGGATATTGAACAGGTAAACAGTGCTTCTCAGAGTGCAAGTGCAGCCGAAACATTGGAAGTAAATCACTTGACTAGTGACACGATCTATGATGAGGAACTGTATGTAAAATTACCATCCACGTTCAGATCGAAAACTGTCAATATGCGAGATTTTAAAATGGAAAATAGCACAAGTATAGAGGATCTAAGAGATCAACTTGCATATGAATTTCCTTATAATGCAGATATATCAATACCTCGCTCAGTATGGCAAACTTGGAAACATTCTGAACACCATGAACTATTTCCAGAGTATTACAAATTATTAGTCGAATACTGGAAAAATAAGACCGACCATTACTCTCTAATAACAGACCAGCAGCTTATCCCCTTATTAGAGGATATATACAGCAATGTGCCTCTAGTCTTAGAGGCCATCAGAGCTATGCCAGTGACAATTCTCAAGATTGATTTCTTCAGGTATCTTATTCTGTATGCGAAAGGTGGAATCTACTCTGATTTAGATACATTGCCGTTGAAACCATTAGAACACTGGGTTTCAGTTAATCAAACTAAgttgaataatttatacCAAGTGTCAAATAGGACCAATGAACCATTAACTTATCAAAAACTAAAGAATTCTAATCTTCCTAAAATGAGAAAACAAGGACCAGGTATAGTGATTGGTATTGAAGCAGACCCCGATAGAGTAGATTGGCAAGATTGGTATGCCAGACGAGTACAGTTTTGTCAGTGGACGATTCAAGCGAAGCCTGGGCACCCCATGTTAAGAGAATTGATCTTGAACATAACTGCTACAACTCTAAATAGTGTGTATGAAACTAATGGAAAGTTTTCAAGTTTTTTAGTTGGTCCAACTATTGATTATGATATTGTTGGGAGATCAAGCCACcctattttaataaatgattcAATTTCTCATTTGAAAACCCGTTCAAATGTAGACGGTACTGATATAATGAACTGGACTGGCCCTGGCATTTTCACAGACCTAGTTTtcgaatattttaataatttactgagtaaaaatgatgatgtaCTGTTGTTGAATAGAAATATCGAGCCAAGTAACACTACACAACCGAActataaattttatgaCCATATATATCGTAATCTGAATTATAGAAATATTATCCCATGGGAGTTTTTTTCACTGATAACAAAACCTGTGATAATAGACGATGTCATGGTGCTACCTATTACCAGTTTCTCGCCAGAAGTAAATCAGATGGGCTCAAAGTCTAGAGAAGATCCAATGGCATACGTTTTGCATTTGTTTAGAGGAACATGGAAACAAAAAGCTGATGagaataaattgaataagaCCAGTTAA
- the TPHA0F00530 gene encoding uncharacterized protein (similar to Saccharomyces cerevisiae YGR146C; ancestral locus Anc_4.79), producing the protein MSAFTDYCISCERKLDSDHLMSLYCSNRCMVIDADKHDDRNQIYQSDYSINLTVLNDFNNSLKKMDRITENNYNLWIINNV; encoded by the coding sequence atgTCTGCTTTTACTGATTATTGTATAAGTTGTGAAAGAAAATTGGACTCAGACCATCTAATGAGTTTATATTGCTCCAACAGATGTATGGTAATTGACGCTGATAAACATGATGATCGcaatcaaatatatcaatcAGATTACAGTATAAATCTGACTGTCCTCAATGACTTCAATAACagtttgaagaagatggaTAGAATTACAGagaataattataatttatggattataaataatgtttAA
- the PNC1 gene encoding nicotinamidase (similar to Saccharomyces cerevisiae PNC1 (YGL037C); ancestral locus Anc_4.75) produces the protein MSNDRKALLVIDVQNDFLPPNGSLAVNGGNEIIQPILSLIEKEDWDMVIMTQDWHSMDHTSFAQNHENVADFESVKYNSPVVGDTREQDVVVWPVHCVQNTKGSEFHTDLKSVLLDRPDIVVLKKGYLKDREYYSAFNDIWNDHKTELNDLLQDNNIKEVYIVGIALDYCVKDTAISASQLGYKTTVLKDYCRAIDTSQTAMANLTENFKIHNITLT, from the coding sequence atGTCGAATGATCGTAAGGCTTTGTTAGTCATCGATGTtcaaaatgattttttacCACCAAATGGGTCTTTGGCAGTTAATGGTggtaatgaaattattcaaCCGATTTTGTCACTGATTGAGAAGGAAGATTGGGATATGGTTATAATGACACAGGATTGGCATTCGATGGATCATACTTCTTTTGCTCAAAACCATGAGAATGTTGCCGATTTTGAGAGTGTTAAATATAACTCACCTGTGGTAGGGGACACGAGGGAACAAGATGTTGTTGTTTGGCCCGTTCATTGTGTGCAAAATACAAAGGGGAGTGAATTCCATACAGATTTGAAAAGTGTTCTTCTTGACCGTCCTGATATAGTTGTGTTGAAAAAGGGTTACCTCAAAGATAGAGAATATTATTCTGCTTTTAATGACATTTGGAACGATCATAAAACCGAGTTGAATGATCTTTTACAAGATAACAATATCAAAGAAGTCTATATAGTCGGAATAGCATTGGATTATTGTGTTAAAGACACTGCTATATCTGCATCTCAATTAGGTTACAAAACCACAGTTTTAAAAGATTACTGTAGAGCAATAGATACTTCACAAACTGCAATGGCTAACTTGACTGAGAACTTCAAAATCCATAACATAACACTGACATAG